A genomic segment from Anas acuta chromosome 29, bAnaAcu1.1, whole genome shotgun sequence encodes:
- the PA2G4 gene encoding proliferation-associated protein 2G4 — MSGEEEAAELTIAEDLVVTKYKMGGDIANRVLRAVVEAASSGASVLCLCEKGDAMIMEETGKIFKKEKEMKKGIAFPTSISVNNCVCHFSPLKSDQDYILKDGDLVKIDLGVHVDGFIANVAHSFVIDASKENPVSGRKADVIKAAHLCAEAALRLVKPGNQNTQVTDTWNKIAHSFHCTPIEGMLSHQLKQHVIDGEKTIIQNPTDQQKKDHEKAEFEVHEVYAVDVLVSSGEGKAKDAGQRTTIYKRDPSKQYGLKMKTSRAFFSEVERRFDTMPFTLRAFEDEKKARMGVVECAKHELLQPFNVLYEKEGEFVAQFKFTVLLMPNGPMRITSGPFEPELYKSEFEVQDGELKALLQSSASRKTQKKKKKKASKNAENATTGETAEENEAGD; from the exons GGGTCCTGCGTGCCGTGGTGGAAGCGGCCAGCTCGGGGGCATCGGTTCTGTGCTTGTGTGAGAAGGGAGACGCCATGATCATGGAGGAGACCGGCAAGATTTtcaagaaggagaaagaaatgaaaaaag GTATTGCCTTCCCGACGAGTATATCAGTAAATAACTGCGTCTGTCACTTCTCCCCCTTGAAGAGCGACCAAGACTACATCCTCAAAGACGGAGACTTGGTCAAAAT CGACTTGGGAGTCCACGTGGATGGCTTCATAGCGAATGTAGCACACAGTTTTGTCATAGACGCCTCCAAG GAAAACCCCGTGTCAGGCCGTAAAGCTGATGTCATCAAGGCAGCTCACCTCTGTGCTGAGGCCGCTCTGCGCCTGGTGAAGCCTGGAAACCAG AATACACAAGTGACAGACACGTGGAACAAAATCGCCCACTCGTTTCACTGCACGCCGATCGAAG GGATGCTGTCGCACCAGCTGAAGCAGCACGTGATCGATGGAGAGAAAACAATCATCCAGAACCCTACAGACCAGCAAAA GAAGGACCAcgaaaaagcagaatttgaggTCCACGAAGTTTATGCTGTTGATGTTCTTGTCAGCAGTGGAGAGGGAAAG GCGAAGGACGCTGGGCAGAGAACTACGATTTACAAAAGGGACCCCTCCAAGCAGTATGGCTTGAAGATGAAAACCTCCCGTGCCTTTTTCAGCGAGGTGGAGAGGCGCTTTGATACTATGCCATTTACTCTCAG ggCATTTGAGGATGAGAAGAAGGCCAGGATGGGGGTGGTGGAATGCGCCAAACACGAGCTGCTCCAGCCTTTCAATGTCCTCTACGAAAAGGAAG GAGAGTTTGTTGCACAGTTCAAATTCACAGTGCTTTTAATGCCCAACGGCCCCATGAGGATAACAAGTGGCCCCTTCGAGCCTGAGCTCTACAAGTCGGAGTTTGAGGTGCAAGATGGAGAACTGAAg GCCCTTCTACAAAGTTCTGCAAGCCGGAAGAcccagaaaaagaagaaaaagaag GCCTCCAAGAACGCAGAGAATGCCACCACGGGAGAGACGGCGGAGGAGAACGAGGCTGGCGACTGA